The Hyalangium gracile genome contains a region encoding:
- a CDS encoding lamin tail domain-containing protein, with protein sequence MLMRSWVQALCAAVCVLALTGCGDECVDQFDCRNKKGAPPEGKEWVCTDENKCEARDETDPGGDKECSPACATGEICDISGAQGVCRTCTATVGCAAPLFCDTAANGGKGLCKSCSDTATGNGTDQGCSATAPVCDTSASNGAGVCKACADSAQGNGTDVGCSDAAPVCDTAANNGAGVCKACTDTATGNGTDLGCADTAPVCDTAASNGAGVCKACLDSAQGDETDLGCADTAPVCDTTASNGAGACKACTDTATGNGTDLGCADTAPICNTSEANGAGVCRSCVDSAQGNDIDLGCVATAPVCNASAANGAGQCKSCIDSAQGNGTDLGCLNSAPLCDAAANNGAGTCKVCEDSASGNDTDLGCSATSPLCDPTANNGAGVCKSCVDSASGATTDLGCSAAAPLCDATAASGSGICKLCLDTAASGNTDLGCSTPTSLCDPSGNDGVGTCNVCVTSTNEGCPGSQTCNATGTACEGCADDTSCTNASTPICKPPPPVAVCVECINDSHCTALRPTCNTATNFCGCTSDATCAAAPGNTDFCDTAANNGRGECKVCVDSAQGNDTDTGCSASAPLCDASAANGAGVCKACVDSATGNGTDQGCSASAPVCDVTASNGAGVCKACVDSESGTTTDLGCSAAAPLCDASAANGSGSCKLCLDTAASGGADLGCSAPASLCDPAANNGVGTCNVCVTASNEGCSGFQTCNATGTACEGCADDASCTNASTPICKPPPPVSVCVECLNDAQCTATRPTCGTANNFCGCTTDAACAAAPGNTDFCDTVASNGNGECKVCVTDANCAALDPTRPRCDGQMACVQCRNNSDCSLSQVCDTSKTCVTPPGADPVTTSGQIQAFINAPVGTLSPPRTIENAFVTYIKPAVGDAAAGDVAGFFLQAQYNGPAMFVEADPSTLQVGDRITLTIAEKVEYSGRVRGGKNVSGLTIVARGYPVQNLYTATPAGLAVDVSTASDLVTGVDTYFGKILRVTGTMSGNFSGAGTAHLAVNFTTAGMPSGTLPRLRLPTTFVSQYELQDTCTFTLDVGPMWKFANATSTQAQPSAYGIGDFSALTCPAPKLNTARAVSSTEVWLTFNRKMLASSLQAADFTIGSLTVTAVSGDGSNVVKLTTTPQTTGQTYTVTVAGEVTDLLGTPVDATARTASFSGLGPPPPGPALVINEIDYDNVGTDNAEYFELYNRGGAAAPLSDVIVLLVNGDSPADSPTAQRKEYLRFPLSAVTDAGGNAVTSLAPGGYILAASAAYFASNPPPASVLRLVIANATGGGTDIVQNGTGDGIGLLQDSTGTLIDSVFYETATPPAALQNPVFRITTGAGEKLLNFVEGTRTTAADSNSAAGSLQRSPNGLDTNNNDADFLFLPATPGQPNP encoded by the coding sequence ATGTTGATGCGCAGCTGGGTCCAGGCGCTCTGCGCCGCCGTGTGCGTTCTGGCGCTCACGGGATGTGGCGACGAGTGCGTCGATCAGTTCGACTGTAGAAACAAGAAAGGCGCCCCGCCCGAAGGCAAGGAGTGGGTCTGCACCGACGAGAACAAGTGCGAGGCTCGGGACGAGACGGATCCCGGCGGCGACAAGGAGTGCTCTCCCGCGTGCGCCACCGGCGAGATCTGTGACATCAGCGGCGCCCAGGGCGTGTGCCGCACCTGCACCGCCACCGTGGGCTGCGCCGCGCCCCTCTTCTGTGACACCGCGGCCAACGGCGGCAAGGGCCTCTGCAAGTCCTGCTCGGACACGGCCACCGGCAACGGCACCGACCAGGGTTGCTCGGCGACCGCTCCGGTCTGCGACACCTCGGCCAGCAATGGCGCCGGCGTGTGCAAGGCCTGCGCGGACTCCGCCCAGGGCAATGGGACCGATGTGGGCTGCTCCGACGCCGCTCCCGTCTGCGACACCGCGGCCAACAATGGCGCCGGCGTGTGCAAGGCCTGCACGGACACGGCCACCGGCAACGGCACCGACCTGGGCTGCGCCGACACCGCTCCGGTCTGCGACACCGCGGCCAGCAATGGCGCCGGTGTCTGCAAGGCCTGCCTGGACTCCGCTCAGGGCGATGAGACCGACCTGGGCTGCGCCGACACCGCGCCCGTCTGCGACACCACGGCCAGCAATGGCGCCGGTGCGTGCAAGGCCTGCACGGACACGGCCACCGGCAACGGCACCGACCTGGGCTGCGCCGATACCGCTCCCATCTGCAACACCTCGGAGGCCAACGGCGCCGGCGTGTGCCGCTCCTGCGTGGACTCCGCCCAGGGCAATGACATCGACCTGGGCTGCGTCGCCACCGCTCCGGTCTGCAACGCCTCGGCGGCCAACGGCGCCGGCCAGTGCAAGTCCTGCATCGACTCGGCTCAGGGCAACGGCACCGACCTGGGCTGCTTGAACTCCGCCCCCCTGTGCGACGCCGCCGCGAACAATGGCGCGGGCACCTGCAAGGTCTGCGAGGACTCGGCCTCCGGCAATGACACCGACCTGGGCTGCTCGGCGACCTCTCCTCTCTGCGACCCGACCGCCAACAATGGCGCGGGCGTCTGCAAGAGCTGCGTGGACTCCGCGTCCGGCGCCACCACGGACCTGGGCTGCTCCGCCGCCGCGCCCCTGTGCGACGCCACGGCGGCCAGCGGCTCCGGCATCTGCAAGCTCTGCCTGGATACCGCCGCCTCGGGCAACACGGACCTGGGCTGCTCCACGCCGACCTCCCTCTGCGACCCGAGTGGCAACGACGGCGTGGGTACCTGCAACGTCTGTGTGACCAGCACCAACGAGGGCTGCCCCGGCTCGCAGACGTGCAACGCCACCGGCACCGCCTGCGAGGGCTGCGCCGACGACACCTCGTGCACCAACGCCTCCACGCCCATCTGCAAGCCGCCGCCTCCGGTGGCCGTCTGCGTCGAGTGCATCAACGACTCCCACTGCACCGCGCTCCGGCCCACCTGCAACACGGCCACCAACTTCTGTGGCTGCACCAGCGACGCGACGTGCGCCGCCGCTCCGGGCAACACCGACTTCTGTGACACGGCGGCGAACAATGGCCGCGGCGAGTGCAAGGTCTGCGTCGACTCGGCTCAGGGCAACGACACCGACACGGGCTGCTCCGCCTCCGCGCCTCTGTGCGACGCCTCGGCGGCCAACGGCGCCGGCGTGTGCAAGGCCTGCGTCGACTCTGCCACGGGCAACGGCACCGACCAGGGCTGCTCCGCGTCCGCTCCCGTCTGTGACGTGACGGCCAGCAACGGCGCGGGCGTCTGCAAGGCCTGCGTGGACTCCGAGTCCGGCACCACCACGGACCTGGGCTGCTCCGCCGCCGCGCCTCTGTGCGACGCCTCGGCGGCCAATGGCTCGGGCAGCTGCAAGCTCTGCCTGGATACGGCCGCCTCGGGCGGCGCGGACCTGGGCTGCTCCGCTCCGGCCTCTCTCTGCGACCCGGCGGCCAACAACGGCGTGGGCACCTGCAACGTCTGCGTGACGGCCAGCAACGAGGGCTGCTCCGGCTTCCAGACGTGCAACGCGACCGGCACCGCCTGCGAGGGCTGCGCGGATGACGCCTCATGCACCAACGCCTCCACGCCCATCTGCAAGCCGCCTCCCCCCGTGTCCGTCTGCGTCGAGTGCCTCAACGACGCCCAGTGCACCGCGACCCGGCCCACCTGCGGCACGGCGAACAACTTCTGCGGCTGCACCACCGACGCGGCGTGCGCCGCCGCCCCGGGCAACACCGACTTCTGCGACACGGTGGCGAGCAACGGCAACGGTGAGTGCAAGGTCTGCGTCACCGACGCGAACTGCGCCGCGCTGGATCCCACCCGCCCGCGCTGCGACGGCCAGATGGCCTGCGTCCAGTGCCGCAACAACAGCGACTGCTCGCTGAGCCAGGTGTGCGACACCAGCAAGACGTGCGTCACTCCGCCGGGCGCCGATCCGGTCACCACCAGCGGCCAGATCCAGGCGTTCATCAACGCGCCCGTGGGCACGCTCAGCCCGCCGCGCACCATCGAGAACGCCTTCGTCACCTACATCAAGCCCGCGGTCGGGGATGCCGCCGCCGGAGACGTGGCCGGCTTCTTCCTCCAGGCCCAGTACAACGGTCCCGCGATGTTCGTGGAGGCCGACCCCTCCACGCTGCAGGTGGGCGACCGCATCACGCTCACCATCGCCGAGAAGGTCGAGTACTCCGGCAGGGTGCGCGGCGGGAAGAACGTCTCCGGGCTGACCATCGTCGCTCGGGGCTACCCCGTGCAGAACCTGTACACCGCCACGCCGGCGGGGCTCGCCGTCGACGTCTCCACGGCCTCGGACCTGGTGACGGGCGTCGATACGTACTTCGGGAAGATCCTCCGTGTGACGGGGACGATGTCCGGCAACTTCTCGGGCGCCGGCACCGCTCACCTGGCGGTCAACTTCACGACGGCGGGCATGCCGAGCGGGACCCTCCCGCGGCTGCGGCTGCCCACGACGTTCGTCAGTCAGTACGAGCTGCAGGACACCTGCACCTTCACGCTCGACGTGGGGCCGATGTGGAAGTTCGCCAACGCCACGTCGACCCAGGCGCAGCCGTCCGCCTACGGCATCGGCGACTTCTCGGCCCTGACGTGCCCGGCGCCCAAGCTGAACACCGCGCGGGCCGTGAGCAGCACCGAGGTCTGGCTGACGTTCAACCGCAAGATGCTGGCGTCGAGCCTGCAGGCGGCTGACTTCACCATCGGGTCGCTCACCGTCACCGCCGTCAGCGGGGATGGCTCCAACGTGGTGAAGCTGACCACCACCCCGCAGACGACCGGTCAGACGTACACGGTCACCGTGGCGGGCGAGGTGACGGACCTGCTGGGCACGCCGGTGGATGCGACGGCCAGGACCGCGAGCTTCAGCGGCCTCGGGCCTCCGCCTCCCGGGCCGGCGCTCGTCATCAACGAGATCGACTACGACAACGTCGGGACGGACAACGCGGAGTACTTCGAGCTCTACAACCGCGGTGGCGCCGCCGCCCCCCTGAGCGACGTCATCGTCCTGCTCGTCAACGGCGATTCGCCCGCGGACAGTCCGACCGCCCAGCGCAAGGAGTACCTGCGCTTCCCCTTGTCCGCGGTCACGGACGCGGGTGGAAACGCCGTGACGTCGCTGGCGCCCGGCGGCTACATCCTGGCGGCCTCGGCGGCCTACTTCGCCAGCAATCCGCCTCCCGCCTCCGTCCTGCGGCTCGTCATCGCCAACGCAACCGGCGGTGGCACCGACATCGTGCAGAACGGCACGGGCGATGGCATCGGTCTGCTCCAGGACTCGACGGGCACGCTGATCGACAGCGTGTTCTACGAGACGGCCACTCCGCCCGCTGCTCTTCAGAACCCTGTGTTCCGAATCACGACCGGAGCGGGTGAGAAGTTGTTGAACTTCGTCGAGGGGACTCGTACTACCGCCGCGGATTCCAACTCGGCGGCCGGCTCGCTCCAGCGCTCGCCGAACGGCCTCGACACGAACAACAACGACGCCGACTTCCTGTTCCTGCCGGCCACACCGGGCCAGCCCAACCCGTAG
- a CDS encoding IgA Peptidase M64 produces MRFLLALVLATSASAATPRTFRVDYFHTGNATEERFSLDRLVLEPLPWPGNPSRPIDETNLGKYLFEVRDQATNRLLYSRGFASIHGEWETTPEAKEVHRTFHESLRFPAPEKPVQVLLKKRDAQNSFREIWSLVVDPKDLFVDPSKPPSPGPLLPVLKNGPPEEKVDLLILGDGYTAQERPKFEKDARRLADILFTFSPFKERKADFNVWGLMPPAAESGISRPSTGQHRRSPVGATYDAFGSERYVLTFDNRAFRDVASFAPYDVVEILVNGNTYGGGGIFNLYGTVAADSLWSPYVFVHEFGHHFAGLADEYYTSDSAYLPAEDRPEPWERNVTALKDPATLKWKALLSPGTPLPTPWDKEAYEAHARQVQQQRRQIRAERRPESEMDALFTSQRDWEEKFLGSQKFAAKVGAFEGAMYEARGYYRPQVDCVMFTRDRVPFCSVCQHTLSEVIDLYAGKPARSGAPRP; encoded by the coding sequence ATGCGCTTCCTGCTTGCCCTGGTGCTGGCCACCAGCGCCTCCGCCGCCACTCCTCGCACCTTCCGCGTCGACTACTTCCACACCGGTAACGCCACCGAGGAGCGCTTCAGCCTCGATCGGCTCGTCCTCGAGCCCCTCCCCTGGCCCGGCAATCCGTCCCGTCCCATCGACGAGACCAACCTCGGCAAGTACCTCTTCGAGGTCCGAGACCAGGCCACCAACCGTCTCCTCTACTCGCGCGGCTTCGCCTCCATCCATGGCGAGTGGGAGACCACTCCCGAGGCCAAGGAGGTCCACCGCACCTTCCACGAGTCCCTGCGCTTCCCCGCTCCCGAGAAGCCCGTCCAGGTCCTCCTCAAGAAGCGCGACGCCCAGAACTCCTTCCGCGAAATCTGGTCCCTCGTCGTCGACCCCAAGGACCTGTTCGTCGATCCCTCCAAGCCCCCCTCGCCCGGTCCGCTCCTGCCGGTGCTCAAGAACGGTCCTCCCGAGGAGAAGGTCGACCTGCTCATCCTCGGCGACGGCTACACCGCCCAGGAGCGCCCCAAGTTCGAGAAGGATGCCCGCCGCCTCGCCGACATCCTCTTCACCTTCTCTCCCTTCAAGGAGCGCAAGGCCGACTTCAATGTCTGGGGACTGATGCCTCCCGCCGCCGAGTCCGGCATCTCCCGCCCCTCCACCGGCCAGCACCGCCGCTCGCCCGTCGGCGCCACCTACGATGCCTTCGGCAGCGAGCGCTACGTGCTCACCTTCGACAACCGCGCCTTCCGAGACGTCGCCTCCTTCGCGCCCTACGACGTCGTCGAGATCCTCGTCAACGGCAACACCTATGGCGGCGGAGGCATCTTCAACCTCTACGGCACCGTGGCCGCCGACAGCCTCTGGTCCCCCTACGTCTTCGTCCACGAGTTCGGTCACCACTTCGCCGGCCTCGCCGACGAGTACTACACCTCCGACTCCGCCTACCTGCCCGCCGAGGATCGCCCCGAGCCCTGGGAGCGCAACGTCACCGCGCTCAAGGATCCCGCCACCCTCAAGTGGAAGGCGCTCCTCTCCCCCGGCACCCCGCTGCCCACGCCTTGGGACAAGGAGGCCTACGAGGCTCACGCCCGCCAGGTTCAACAGCAGCGCCGGCAGATCCGCGCCGAGCGTCGCCCCGAGTCCGAAATGGATGCGCTCTTCACCTCCCAGCGCGACTGGGAGGAGAAGTTCCTCGGCTCGCAGAAGTTCGCCGCCAAGGTGGGCGCCTTCGAGGGCGCCATGTACGAGGCTCGCGGCTACTACCGCCCCCAGGTCGACTGCGTCATGTTCACTCGCGATCGCGTCCCCTTCTGCTCCGTGTGCCAGCACACCCTCTCCGAGGTCATCGATCTGTACGCCGGAAAACCAGCGAGGTCCGGCGCGCCCAGGCCCTGA
- a CDS encoding PEGA domain-containing protein — protein sequence MTMKFISLLCVFASLGAQAAPRRLVVASGECKDAELSSQARAFHEALKARQDQDVMTPAAFSERLFPAPSGSFEDLQRQLDAAQDQFYEARYSKAEQAINDALKEISRLPVGDAHWQLYANAQLLHGLNYRSMGKVKESDTAFRNVLRLKPQYKLDPALYAPSIRQAFEKVRGELAKAKKVKLAVKSTLPASEVYLDGLKVGQTPLTLDVAAGTYDITVVKGSAVSFPRQIQAQGPDTPVLVDLAYEGSVAATPFPCLASSDKSDERTLSHAVRLGGTLGVEEVIVVRLETPSSGPKWFAATVLNVEGGQKVREGGFKTPGFDAPPDALAALVDFVTTGKAQPNLVVPSTNGKAPWIQPAGDAPVASSSSSGLDVSAPDRLPEGSLSSSAPQPRSGSTSGLRVASYVALGAGVAALGGAGVVRLMAQKDLDALNDRLNGSGRINAGDTEAIQLRNSLASKGNLLTGLLVGSGAAIATGAVLFALSPSSTPPPVNVGVSATPQGASASISGSF from the coding sequence ATGACCATGAAATTCATTTCGCTCCTTTGCGTTTTTGCGTCTCTTGGCGCTCAGGCGGCACCGCGGCGGTTGGTGGTGGCCAGCGGCGAGTGCAAGGACGCCGAGCTCAGCAGCCAGGCCCGCGCGTTCCATGAGGCCCTCAAGGCCCGGCAGGACCAGGACGTCATGACTCCCGCCGCCTTCAGTGAGCGCCTCTTCCCCGCTCCCTCCGGGAGCTTCGAGGACCTCCAGCGCCAGCTCGATGCCGCGCAGGACCAGTTCTACGAGGCCCGCTACTCCAAGGCCGAGCAGGCCATCAATGACGCCCTCAAGGAGATCTCCCGCCTCCCCGTCGGTGATGCCCACTGGCAGCTGTATGCCAATGCCCAGCTCCTCCACGGCCTCAACTACCGCTCCATGGGCAAGGTGAAGGAGAGCGACACCGCCTTCCGCAACGTCCTGCGCCTCAAGCCCCAGTACAAGCTGGATCCCGCCCTCTACGCGCCCTCCATCCGGCAGGCTTTCGAGAAGGTGCGCGGCGAGCTCGCCAAGGCCAAGAAGGTGAAGCTTGCCGTGAAGTCCACCCTCCCCGCCTCCGAGGTCTACCTCGATGGCCTCAAGGTCGGGCAGACCCCTCTCACCCTCGATGTCGCCGCCGGCACCTATGACATCACCGTCGTCAAGGGCTCCGCCGTCAGCTTCCCGCGTCAGATCCAGGCGCAGGGCCCTGACACTCCTGTCCTCGTCGACCTCGCCTATGAGGGCTCCGTCGCCGCCACTCCCTTCCCCTGCCTCGCCTCCAGCGACAAGTCCGATGAGCGCACGCTCAGCCATGCCGTCCGTCTCGGTGGCACGCTCGGCGTCGAGGAGGTCATCGTCGTGCGCCTCGAGACTCCCAGCAGCGGGCCCAAGTGGTTCGCCGCCACTGTCCTCAACGTCGAGGGCGGCCAGAAAGTCCGCGAGGGTGGCTTCAAGACTCCAGGATTCGATGCGCCCCCGGATGCCCTCGCCGCCCTCGTCGACTTCGTCACCACCGGCAAGGCCCAGCCCAACCTCGTCGTCCCCAGCACCAATGGCAAGGCGCCTTGGATCCAGCCCGCGGGTGACGCTCCCGTGGCCTCTTCCTCTTCGTCCGGCCTGGATGTCTCGGCCCCCGACCGTCTCCCGGAGGGCAGCCTCTCCTCCAGCGCTCCCCAGCCGCGCTCTGGCTCCACCTCGGGCCTCCGCGTCGCTTCCTATGTGGCGCTCGGCGCCGGCGTCGCGGCCCTCGGTGGCGCGGGTGTCGTCCGGCTCATGGCCCAGAAGGATCTCGATGCCCTCAATGACCGGCTCAATGGCAGCGGGCGCATCAACGCGGGCGACACCGAGGCCATCCAGCTCCGCAACTCGCTCGCCTCCAAGGGCAACCTCCTCACCGGGCTGCTGGTCGGCTCCGGTGCCGCGATCGCTACCGGCGCCGTGCTCTTCGCCCTGTCTCCCTCGAGCACCCCGCCTCCCGTGAACGTGGGCGTCTCCGCCACCCCTCAGGGAGCCTCCGCCTCCATCTCCGGCTCCTTCTGA
- a CDS encoding Ig-like domain-containing protein, giving the protein MIPTKPLLLSAAVLLTACIKLPEVEDPQAPSDQEPDSGIPPSLTLTLTTPTGTTYTNGTVSVQLQVQGDTPEQVELLVDGQPLTTLAAPYSFNWDTSSVTEGSHKLAARARLGDKTFASEERDVVVDRTPPHVVSRTPTPGAQDIWVRQPIQATFSEPLKPASVTTASVQLAVGGTEAPPQLSLSSDGKTLTVTPAGRLEVPNTVQVTITNGVTDLAGNVLNLPASIWSWSLPLSFPLGNLSAIPGSTDAHDPSLQADALGRLYVSWQEWPSASPYDRTIHVFGLTNTTWEPIGTPIAFTTIIPDTKPDPGYVFRLDSMGNPIIAWSQEDEQTSGFSVNTYIKRWSGNQWVDFTSSPNASLSNKPKTTAFTLTLDSTDKPFLGWTFADTTNSEHSPLTVWNWVGSRWVAYGNEVGTNLPSPFEPLKLLLDATDKPVVAWTEGDIYVRRWTGGDWLPVGSALGAFPDSTAAGLGDMLLDDSDNPIVAWRETDGSTTWGYVARFTGGGWQLLGEPLSAVPGTTSILAPRLQRDPEGNLIVAWAEYSRAGLDAPLQINLRRWTGTAWATIGSPIALSQENVDFLNISFLLDRSGNLYLAWPEKTGSTAKSIRVHRYNY; this is encoded by the coding sequence ATGATCCCCACCAAGCCCCTGCTCCTCTCCGCCGCCGTCCTCCTCACCGCCTGCATCAAGCTCCCAGAGGTCGAAGATCCTCAGGCCCCATCTGATCAAGAGCCTGATTCGGGCATCCCGCCGAGCCTGACCCTCACTCTGACCACGCCGACTGGAACGACGTACACGAACGGCACAGTGAGTGTTCAGCTCCAGGTGCAGGGAGACACGCCGGAGCAGGTTGAGTTGCTGGTAGATGGCCAACCGCTGACCACATTGGCGGCGCCTTACAGCTTCAACTGGGACACGAGTTCTGTAACGGAGGGTTCGCACAAACTGGCTGCGCGCGCTCGACTCGGGGACAAGACCTTTGCCAGTGAAGAGCGCGACGTGGTGGTGGACCGGACTCCCCCACACGTGGTGTCTCGCACCCCGACTCCGGGGGCCCAGGATATCTGGGTGCGCCAGCCTATCCAGGCGACTTTCTCCGAGCCACTGAAGCCTGCCTCGGTCACTACGGCGTCAGTCCAGTTGGCAGTAGGAGGAACCGAAGCACCTCCTCAGCTCTCGCTGTCTTCGGATGGCAAGACACTGACGGTCACTCCTGCCGGACGTCTCGAGGTACCGAACACAGTCCAGGTCACCATCACGAACGGGGTGACAGACCTCGCAGGCAATGTGTTGAATCTTCCAGCCAGCATCTGGTCATGGAGTCTACCTCTCTCGTTCCCGCTAGGAAACTTGAGCGCCATTCCGGGCAGCACTGACGCGCACGATCCATCTCTCCAGGCAGATGCATTGGGCAGACTTTATGTCTCCTGGCAAGAATGGCCGAGCGCCAGCCCCTACGACCGCACCATCCATGTCTTTGGATTAACAAACACTACCTGGGAACCCATTGGTACCCCCATCGCATTCACGACCATAATCCCCGATACCAAGCCTGACCCTGGCTATGTCTTCCGCCTGGACTCGATGGGCAACCCTATCATTGCTTGGTCACAAGAGGATGAGCAAACAAGCGGCTTCTCGGTCAACACCTACATCAAACGCTGGAGCGGCAACCAATGGGTTGACTTTACTTCCAGCCCCAATGCCTCTTTAAGCAACAAACCCAAGACCACTGCATTCACACTTACACTCGACAGTACGGACAAACCGTTCCTCGGATGGACGTTCGCCGACACGACGAACTCCGAGCACTCTCCGCTCACCGTTTGGAACTGGGTCGGAAGCAGATGGGTGGCTTATGGAAACGAGGTCGGCACCAACCTACCCTCGCCTTTCGAACCCCTCAAACTTCTCCTGGATGCTACGGATAAACCCGTGGTGGCATGGACCGAGGGCGACATCTACGTGCGCCGTTGGACGGGTGGTGATTGGTTGCCCGTCGGGAGTGCATTAGGGGCCTTCCCTGACAGTACAGCCGCAGGCCTGGGGGACATGCTTCTCGATGACTCCGACAATCCCATTGTCGCATGGAGAGAAACGGATGGCTCGACAACATGGGGATATGTCGCCCGCTTCACTGGAGGTGGCTGGCAGCTGCTCGGAGAACCCTTGAGTGCCGTTCCCGGCACCACATCCATCTTGGCCCCACGCCTGCAACGAGATCCTGAAGGCAACCTCATTGTTGCTTGGGCAGAGTATTCTCGAGCAGGACTAGATGCTCCTCTTCAGATCAACCTGAGACGCTGGACGGGCACTGCATGGGCGACCATCGGCTCTCCCATCGCTCTGAGTCAGGAGAACGTAGACTTTCTCAACATCTCGTTTCTTCTAGACCGGTCTGGGAATCTATATCTTGCCTGGCCGGAGAAGACTGGCTCAACGGCTAAGAGTATCCGTGTCCATCGTTACAACTACTGA
- a CDS encoding SDR family oxidoreductase, giving the protein MKRAWKDKVVVITGASSGIGRATALALAKKGAHLVLAARREEPLEDLSLQCEALGVRCLSIPTDVTDASAVRAIASQAVHAFGHIDGWVNNAGVYLVGRLEQTPDDAFRQVMETNFFGTVYGTRAALAQFRHHGRGVLVNVSSVFGSAAGPYVSAYAASKFAVRGFSASVRQEFEGTGIHVCTILPAAIDTPLWQHSANYTGWRVRPIEPIYSPERVARAIVRVLERPRRELFIGPSRRAFAVLHTLAPAVSEKSMRAMTDKHHFEPQRQPRTQGNLFQPVAHGTGRGGGYRSPVRQWFKRLLLAGGLVATVASLRRTAAGRRFGLRVIEALGTQ; this is encoded by the coding sequence ATGAAGCGTGCGTGGAAGGACAAGGTCGTCGTCATCACCGGAGCGTCCAGCGGCATCGGACGCGCTACCGCGCTCGCGCTCGCGAAGAAGGGTGCTCACCTCGTCCTCGCCGCACGCCGTGAAGAGCCTCTCGAGGATCTCTCCCTGCAGTGCGAGGCCCTCGGCGTCCGGTGTCTCTCCATCCCCACCGACGTCACCGATGCCTCCGCCGTCCGCGCCATCGCCTCGCAGGCCGTGCACGCCTTCGGACACATCGATGGTTGGGTGAACAACGCGGGTGTCTACCTCGTCGGCCGCCTCGAGCAGACGCCTGATGACGCCTTCCGCCAGGTGATGGAGACCAACTTCTTCGGCACCGTGTATGGCACTCGCGCGGCCCTCGCCCAGTTCCGCCACCATGGCCGCGGCGTTCTCGTCAACGTCTCCTCCGTGTTTGGCTCCGCCGCCGGGCCCTATGTCAGCGCCTACGCCGCCTCCAAGTTCGCCGTGAGGGGCTTCTCCGCCTCCGTCCGCCAGGAGTTCGAGGGCACCGGCATCCACGTCTGCACCATCCTCCCCGCCGCCATCGACACGCCCCTCTGGCAGCACAGCGCCAACTACACCGGCTGGCGCGTCCGCCCCATCGAGCCCATCTACTCCCCCGAGCGCGTCGCTCGCGCCATCGTCCGCGTCCTCGAGCGCCCCCGCCGCGAGCTCTTCATCGGTCCCTCCCGGCGCGCCTTCGCCGTGCTCCACACCCTGGCTCCCGCCGTCTCCGAGAAGTCCATGCGCGCCATGACGGACAAGCACCACTTCGAGCCCCAGCGGCAGCCTCGCACCCAGGGCAATCTCTTCCAGCCCGTGGCCCATGGCACCGGCCGCGGCGGTGGCTATCGCTCCCCCGTCAGGCAGTGGTTCAAGCGGCTCCTGCTCGCCGGGGGGCTCGTGGCCACCGTGGCTTCCCTGCGACGCACCGCGGCAGGACGGCGCTTTGGCCTCCGCGTCATCGAAGCCCTCGGGACACAGTGA
- a CDS encoding diacylglycerol/lipid kinase family protein, producing MNIAVLVNLRARRGSEGMGGLVQRFLPRARVALTRSVDEARTWIDQQLRPNPPSLLLAGGGDGTITGLLNEIRAQGLALPAIGVLPMGTGNAWAHVTGAPRPAVALKQLAAYGERLPPLRPFSLVRVEGRLAPFAGTGWDAEMVQDFKNQLAATGPLLGAQSGLRGYLGAMFTRTIPRHLFGSGSANVSVYNLGAPALTVDANRAIRPLPGGDTGALLYRGPASVAGAATTPEWGFGFKAFPFAQAMPHRLSVRVYGAGVLEATRNMFKLWRGEHPLPKMHDFLVERVRMDFDREVPFQMAGDVIGMRRSITFELAEESVQLVDWHRLSSLVTA from the coding sequence ATGAACATCGCCGTCCTCGTCAACCTCCGCGCACGCCGGGGCTCCGAAGGAATGGGAGGCCTCGTGCAGCGCTTCCTCCCTCGGGCTCGCGTGGCCCTCACCCGCTCGGTGGATGAGGCTCGGACCTGGATCGATCAGCAGCTGCGGCCCAACCCACCCTCGCTCCTGCTCGCGGGAGGAGGCGACGGCACCATCACCGGCCTGCTCAACGAGATACGTGCCCAGGGCCTGGCGCTCCCAGCCATCGGCGTCCTCCCGATGGGCACCGGCAATGCCTGGGCCCACGTCACCGGCGCGCCCCGGCCCGCCGTGGCCCTCAAGCAGCTCGCCGCCTATGGCGAGCGCCTGCCTCCCTTGCGGCCCTTCTCCCTCGTCCGAGTCGAAGGCCGCCTGGCCCCCTTCGCCGGCACCGGCTGGGACGCGGAGATGGTCCAGGACTTCAAGAACCAGCTCGCCGCCACCGGCCCGCTGCTCGGCGCCCAGTCCGGGCTCCGCGGCTACCTCGGCGCCATGTTCACCCGCACCATCCCGCGCCACCTGTTCGGCTCGGGCAGCGCCAACGTCTCCGTCTACAACCTCGGAGCACCGGCCCTCACCGTGGATGCGAACCGGGCCATCCGTCCCCTTCCCGGTGGCGACACGGGCGCCCTGCTGTACCGCGGCCCCGCCAGCGTCGCCGGCGCCGCCACCACCCCCGAGTGGGGCTTCGGCTTCAAGGCCTTCCCCTTCGCCCAGGCCATGCCGCACCGGCTCTCGGTGCGCGTCTACGGCGCGGGAGTGCTCGAGGCCACGCGCAACATGTTCAAGCTGTGGCGCGGCGAGCACCCCCTGCCCAAGATGCACGACTTCCTCGTGGAGCGCGTGCGCATGGACTTCGATCGCGAGGTGCCGTTCCAGATGGCCGGGGACGTCATCGGCATGCGCCGCTCCATCACCTTCGAGCTGGCCGAGGAGAGCGTCCAGCTCGTCGACTGGCACCGCCTGTCGAGCCTCGTGACGGCCTGA